TCTTGGGCTTTTTGATATTCCACATTTCTAGTGATGTATTCAGGATGTACAGGAAGATATGTTGTTTTATTTGTGGAGAAACCAGCAGATACTTTTTCATTCCATTGCATAGGTGTCCTTGCTGGATCTCTAGAAAAATTTTCGTATGTGTCCTTTGTCCGAGTACAACCCATTGGATCAATCGTTTTATCccattgaatttttaaatctaaCATTGCTATCTCTTCAccataatacgtatatgcttGTCCAGGTAAAAGTAAACTAAGCATATGAAGTCCATCTACACGATTTAATCCAATTCTCGTTGGAACTCTCGAGAAATCGTGATTAGTTAGCTACAATGatataaaacttattttctaaattataattaatactattttatagtttataatcattttcctTACCATCCAATTTGTGCTTGCATTTTCTGGTAAAATTTGAAACCAGTCatctattacattttttatataatcagcATCTGTATTATTGTGAATAGGATTGATGAAGAGTGTATTAGTAGGTGGAATTCCTTCGTGTGTAGCATTACCGTAATAAGCTATAAGCTTATGATTAGAATTATATGTTTCTGCTATTAACaatctgaaaaataaatgtgtGATTATATTAGGATTAAATCGCTTTGAGATAAACTGAGTGAAAAGGGAACACAACTTACTTTGAAgttgcattatttttttctatccagTTGTTGATATAAGCACGAAATACATAAAGAAGTTCAATGCTTTCTTTAAGTCCAGAAGTATAATTACCACTTCCCACAAATGGTTCATTTCGTAATGCTTtatcttcaaaaaaatatggtACTGAGTTAATACGGAAACCATCTACATGTCTTTCTAACcagattttcaaaatattctgTTACATgaagaaatatcatttattatttacttgtaAAGTGAATAGATTTACTTGATCATGCCATGTAAATAATGTTATGTTTTTACCATACCAATAATTCCTTAATGACATTTTCATTTCGTAAATTAAGATCTGGTTGTTTCTCGtgaaatttatgataataccATTGTTTTCTAACATCATTCCAAGTCCATGCtgatccttccttttctttattataagtGCTTACCTAGTTAAGCAATATTATCCTGTTATCTGTTTGTTATTTTACAGTATTATTtccaaataattaatttgaacTATACTTACCCAATTATTAGGTGGTATCTCATTACCTTTCTCATCTACAGATCCATTTGCCCAAATATAGTAATCATTATAAGGCTTAACATTTTgcatagataataaaaaccATTGATGTTCGTCGCTAGAATGATTTGGTATTATGTCTAGCATGACCTTCAATTCTAAAAGATAGTTTAAAAATGTTCATTATATAGTAAAAATGAAGAGATTTATCATgcacatgtatatatctcaagaaaaataaaataagatagaaaCATACCACGCTTGTGTGCTTCTTCTATCAATGTATAAAAATCTGTAATGTTCCCAAATAAAggatttatatctatataatcaGAAACATCATATCCACTATCTATTAGAGGAGATGCATAAATTGGATTAAGCCATATTGTTTCGACTCCAAGTTCTTTAATATAATCAAGTCTATTAATAATGCCtgtaacataaaaaattatttataatatattcgtaatacATAATCGCTTTGtgaaatttctataaatagaatttcgaaaagtGTATTGGTTAAAGTtcatctttttaaaatttcgcGCTTAAATTAActaggaagaaaaggaagcaaTATGGCCGGTGATGGATGGATCCGTTATTGAAGCTCCTGAAAAATTTGCaggataaaatcgataaaagagaaTCTTTTTGTTAGGAGTGGTAATTATAGAAActgatattcattttattacaatacGTAGTTTTTGAATCATAGGTTTCTTCAAggataaaagtttttttattgtatgaaTTTCGTCGGTCAATGAtacaaaagattttatttgaaattcatttgatatataatatataacggtaaaataaaaagaagtaggacttaataattcaaattatgaataatattcgTACATTCGagatttttaataacgtatatatacctacatacgaaCATAcgacatacgtacatacgtacatacgtacatacgtacatacgtacatacgtacatacgtatgtgtatatgttgtgtatcgtacatatatactttaagATGTGTTTCAttttaagaatgaaatttataaattaaaagaaaagctGCGAACTTTTATGACTCGATATATAAAcctgatacatacatatgtatattcatgGTAAAGTCCTTcaggaataaaaaattcgtttacccaataataattactgaaaataaatatagctcgaacatttaaatttatttaagtatttttcgattattgatgatttattatatcactGCGAGACTTCAAAGTGACAACATCTTCCTCTTGTAAGAATTACGCGTATAATATAGATGATAATTTTAGTAACAAATTGTACATGCAAGCTCATATATCGAGATTCAAATAATCGATATGTTGCTTGTTTTATAAACATTactaatgattatttttatcaatataaatgttattgaattgtttaattacaaatttagatttaataatatataataattaatacatcgTTATAAAATGATTGATTCTTCGATAGAAGATAGATcataaaaagtttcttttatcgGTAAGGTAGAGCTCGTCATTAGGAAAATAAGTGGGGGCGTTGAAATCGGTCATTTTTACTATGTCGATAAAAAGTTGATCACAACAAAGatttctttgataatataCATTcggaattaaattaattataacattttttctttttctttttttttcagattcagcagatttcgaaagaagattacttcatctttttatttgtagtTCCTTCGATATGAAAGTTTCGAGTACGGTAAGAAAGACTTATATTTGCTTTAGAAATATATGggtcataattttttttaattcgtaaaccgaaaaatttttccattctggaaaaaataatatacatatatcacgtatataacatacatacctTTCAAATCGCCTTCGCCATCGCCATCGCTATCTTGAAATCCTCTTGGCCAGATTTGATAGACGAGCGTTGTTTCCCACCATTCTTTATCTGAGAGATCGACGCATTCTATTTCTCTTGTCAAAACTCCCAAGAGTAAAATAAAGCGTAATATCGTGCACATTGAGTACGACATAGTTATAGTTTGTTGTAGGATTGACGTGAAATTTGTCTGTATATGAAATGtttttctgcttttctttttttttctttttttttccacacacaaattatcgattttttatcgGACGTTATCGTTCTGATCTTCGAGTTCTAATCATCGATGGACTGCTTTGTAACCTGTCTGTAACACGAAAAATggattttccttcttttttttttttcgatattagagattatttatcgatgaaaCCAATATACTgtggtacatacatatgtacctatgtatttttatttaaaacgcgAAATCGTTGAGAATATTTCAATgcttgagaaaagaaaaacgaaagacacGTGTTATTAGGTATTGTCAATCTTAATGCATCATTTAAATAATGAGGAACAttgattagatttttataatagaatgaaactaattaattcgttatatcgtttatatagaCCTAAAAAGATTCTCTTGGGTCTCTTTAATATCGAGCTCTTCAAAATTACcgaatttaattttgaaatttactGTAGTTTCATAACTCTCTACAAGTTTAAAAGTATAGGTGTAATAAAATCAAGAATATATCAGGTCGAGGGAAACTTTTTATCTGGAATTCAATCCGTAATCGTATATCGCCGACAGAATGATTagtttatctttcttattacttatttattatttcatatttccaatgatatgacaaatatattttttatatcagaaTAATAGAAAAGCATGCAAATTAGATCGTTGAAAGTTATATGAATAGACAAGGATATAACAATGAGTTATTTATccatatgaatttttaatgttttaaaaacattttatttttgttttatttgattatcgttataataacgttaaatcttgcatttatatttattaataaatatgtaaggATATAGCAAtaactttatatttaaattattaatatctcaaaaacatcctatttttattttatacgattatcattatacgaataatatttagttaaacatttttcaattttaactAGATAAAGAGTTAGGAGGAATAAACGGTAGTAAAAAAGCAAGCATATAAGATGACACGCTTGTTAAGACGAAGTTCACTTGGCATTCTCGATCTTGGCATTCTTCCTAAGTCGTTTTGACGCAAACGATTCTGCTCTATTCTCATTCGAGCACGATGTCATGCGATAATAGCTTtacacaaaaatatttttctttcttcgaagtcgacaataattcatttacatattttgacacatatatattacaatgtattcacaaaatgaaatacgattgaaattttacTTACCTTGAGAATTTCAAAATGACGTTTAGTTGGGACAgtttgaaattattagaaataatagtCATTTCACTTGAATCAATTTcagttattaaattatttcatcacCGAACAcgtatcaaagaagaaaaactttttttttatattttagatcgCGTTTTATACATCACgtttgcttatatatatatatatataaaaaaaaagaaagaaaaaacaacaagaaaaaaacagaaaataatattcgatattgACGTAATTAGCAGCAAGCCAGTAACGTTAATGAAGATGAAATTGATCGTCGTTCTTTGTCGGGTGACGCTCGAGTTCTCCCCACCAAATGATTTTTGACAATCGTATCTATCGAAAAGGTTTCAACGTTGAGCGATTGTATTGGTACGAATTAATagataacttttatttttttcaagctATAGATGATTCTATCATATCAATATCCAATCCATGATTTTATTGTGTATGAAATACATGTAAACGCGTATAGAATATATCACTTTATTCTCAAATTTCACGAACAGACACATCATTACGCGCATTTTGTACCGTTAGCCAATTACCAGATTTACGTCATGagttaattttgtattttatcgtACCTGTATGGACGTCTGATATCGTATATctgttttctatcttttagCTTAGATTTTATGCctgatatcaatatttatttatttatatatattaagaaattataaaatattaattatttttaataacctATTATCGTCGATgcgtaataatgaaaattataggcatgcacaattattattacttttttcttttttaatttttacaagcGTGCATATAAGAAGCCGttagttataattaaatttagaatTCATGACATTGGGGCATGAAAATAGCTACGTAGATGACCccgaattattttaattattaggCGGATGGCACTAATAAGTTTGATCGTAcgtcaagaaaataaaagtacttTAATAGAACTCACAATTTCGATTAATGGGTTACGATAAGAAATGACATTATTATGAACCCATTTCATAGATTTTTCAAAGACAAgtcatcatatatatatatatatatatatatatatacacacacacacacacttatagtgatattatctatatttgaATCAAGAGGGGACGAATAGTAAGAGGgagaaatacagaaagaaatatatataatatcagacgttatctgtttttttttgtttcaaataaaTGATAGTAAATAGTCACTCTTCTCCTCCTTGAATGAT
This window of the Vespula vulgaris chromosome 1, iyVesVulg1.1, whole genome shotgun sequence genome carries:
- the LOC127066266 gene encoding maltase A3-like, with protein sequence MSYSMCTILRFILLLGVLTREIECVDLSDKEWWETTLVYQIWPRGFQDSDGDGEGDLKGIINRLDYIKELGVETIWLNPIYASPLIDSGYDVSDYIDINPLFGNITDFYTLIEEAHKRELKVMLDIIPNHSSDEHQWFLLSMQNVKPYNDYYIWANGSVDEKGNEIPPNNWVSTYNKEKEGSAWTWNDVRKQWYYHKFHEKQPDLNLRNENVIKELLNILKIWLERHVDGFRINSVPYFFEDKALRNEPFVGSGNYTSGLKESIELLYVFRAYINNWIEKNNATSKLLIAETYNSNHKLIAYYGNATHEGIPPTNTLFINPIHNNTDADYIKNVIDDWFQILPENASTNWMLTNHDFSRVPTRIGLNRVDGLHMLSLLLPGQAYTYYGEEIAMLDLKIQWDKTIDPMGCTRTKDTYENFSRDPARTPMQWNEKVSAGFSTNKTTYLPVHPEYITRNVEYQKAQEHSNLKTYKRLAEIRKEIVFTHGDYELKSTNNNNVLILKRSLQDHPVYIIIVNLWIRQEQINLASLYPDIDDNLEIVIYSSNAIYTTDTVPKNNIMLTANAALVLKGKETLKNTTSTTSTPSITSTITTVPTISTIPATNSSITSTISTIPATNSSVTSTISTKSSTEENTSTINTSTVTSSIITNGTTESSISTNNMQSTSTQPNIISSTSSSEDNRVSSTKKPNSSEISSTSKFILILSTSFIVIVLSAF